One Moorella sp. E308F DNA segment encodes these proteins:
- a CDS encoding ribbon-helix-helix domain-containing protein, with translation MEQLRTTVRMPAELLKAIEAVRDPEEFPTLSDFVRRAVEKYVRELRRAKIAAECKRLAEGENLVTLVEADLADYAGRMEQAERGEL, from the coding sequence GTGGAACAATTACGTACGACAGTTAGGATGCCGGCAGAGCTGCTCAAAGCTATTGAAGCTGTACGGGACCCAGAAGAGTTTCCGACCTTAAGTGATTTTGTGCGCAGGGCAGTTGAGAAATATGTTCGGGAATTAAGGCGGGCAAAGATCGCGGCAGAGTGCAAGCGGCTGGCAGAAGGAGAAAACCTGGTTACCCTTGTCGAAGCTGATCTGGCTGATTATGCAGGGCGTATGGAGCAGGCTGAAAGGGGTGAACTCTGA
- a CDS encoding competence/damage-inducible protein A yields the protein MLAEAIFTGTEMLLGQIINTNAAYLSRQLAAAGISLYRQVVVGDNLERIREAIDNARRRADLIIVSGGLGPTEDDLSREALAAALNLPLVEDPAARENVIRYFAARQRPMPSSNLKQALLPAGARALNNPYGTAAGVFLEHEGKIYALLPGPPREFEPMVADRLLPLLEPYGARREVIFSRVLKIVGMGESAVEEAIKDLFHGDNPTLAPLAAPGEVTLRLTARAGSAEQARELIRPLETAIRERLGEHLFGSDDDTLEGVVGAILAKRRLTLAIAESCTGGLLAHRVTNIPGSSDYFLGGMVAYSNAAKIKFLGVEEETLAAHGAVSPEVAAAMARGVRRAFAADIGVGITGIAGPGGGTPAKPVGLVYIGLDIQGKVEVQRELFVGERENIKWQSTQSALYHLWKSLRGNLASPTGS from the coding sequence TTGCTCGCTGAAGCCATTTTCACCGGTACGGAAATGCTCCTGGGCCAGATAATCAATACCAATGCCGCCTATTTGAGCCGGCAGCTGGCAGCGGCCGGCATCAGCCTTTACCGCCAGGTGGTAGTCGGCGACAACCTGGAGCGCATCCGTGAAGCTATCGATAACGCCCGCCGGCGGGCCGACTTGATCATCGTCAGCGGCGGCCTGGGACCGACGGAAGACGACCTCTCCCGCGAGGCCCTGGCCGCAGCCTTGAATTTACCCCTGGTGGAAGACCCGGCCGCCCGGGAAAACGTCATCCGTTATTTTGCCGCCCGCCAGCGACCCATGCCGTCCAGCAACCTGAAGCAGGCCCTGCTCCCGGCCGGAGCCCGGGCCCTGAATAACCCCTATGGCACGGCAGCCGGTGTTTTCCTGGAACATGAGGGCAAGATCTATGCTTTATTGCCGGGACCACCGCGGGAGTTTGAACCCATGGTGGCGGACCGGCTCTTGCCCCTGCTGGAACCCTACGGTGCCCGACGGGAGGTTATCTTTTCCCGGGTGCTGAAGATTGTCGGGATGGGAGAATCTGCGGTGGAAGAAGCCATTAAAGACCTGTTCCACGGCGACAACCCCACCCTGGCACCCCTGGCCGCGCCCGGCGAGGTAACCTTACGCCTGACAGCCCGGGCCGGCAGCGCCGAACAAGCCCGGGAATTAATCCGGCCCTTGGAAACAGCCATCCGAGAACGCCTGGGTGAGCATCTCTTTGGCAGCGACGATGATACCCTGGAAGGGGTCGTCGGCGCCATCCTCGCAAAGCGACGCCTGACCCTGGCCATAGCGGAATCCTGTACCGGGGGCCTGCTGGCCCACCGGGTAACCAATATCCCCGGGAGTTCCGATTACTTCCTGGGCGGCATGGTTGCTTACAGTAATGCAGCTAAAATAAAGTTTCTTGGAGTAGAGGAGGAAACCCTGGCCGCTCATGGTGCCGTCAGCCCCGAAGTTGCCGCCGCCATGGCCCGGGGCGTACGCCGGGCTTTTGCAGCGGATATCGGCGTTGGCATTACGGGCATTGCCGGCCCCGGCGGCGGCACCCCGGCTAAACCGGTAGGGTTGGTTTATATAGGGTTGGATATCCAGGGAAAGGTAGAAGTACAACGGGAGCTTTTTGTCGGTGAACGGGAAAACATCAAGTGGCAGTCTACCCAGAGCGCTCTTTATCATTTATGGAAGAGCCTGCGGGGTAACTTGGCCAGCCCCACTGGTTCGTAG
- a CDS encoding DUF1664 domain-containing protein, which yields MEEKIDALYGLVQQIAIELKQTRQELNTTRGELTEQINGVREELTEQITGVQEELRGEIAGVRGELRGEITNVRGELLEKLTGVREELQEQIAGVREELTEQINGVREELTEQITGVQEELRGEITNVRKELRGEITNVREELRGEIAGVREELRGEIAGTRTELGAQVTDVRNELHNTRQELGAQITGVREELYDTRRDLTERLNRMEQRLNATFNQVGMLSEFRVEVLHKLEELGESQNSMSAMLGEHDIKIRNLSSKLSKFQLNILRRSG from the coding sequence ATGGAGGAAAAAATTGATGCCCTTTATGGGCTGGTACAGCAGATAGCTATAGAGCTTAAGCAGACCAGACAGGAGCTTAATACAACAAGAGGGGAACTCACGGAGCAGATTAATGGTGTACGGGAAGAACTCACGGAGCAAATTACCGGGGTACAAGAAGAACTGCGCGGGGAGATTGCCGGCGTCAGGGGAGAGTTGAGAGGGGAGATTACTAACGTCAGGGGAGAACTGTTGGAGAAGCTCACAGGAGTTCGTGAGGAACTTCAGGAGCAGATCGCCGGCGTACGGGAAGAACTCACGGAGCAGATTAATGGTGTACGAGAAGAACTCACGGAGCAAATTACCGGGGTACAAGAAGAACTGCGCGGGGAGATAACAAACGTCCGGAAAGAGCTGCGTGGGGAAATAACCAATGTCAGGGAAGAGTTGCGCGGGGAGATTGCCGGCGTCAGGGAAGAACTGCGCGGGGAGATTGCCGGTACCCGGACGGAACTGGGCGCTCAGGTTACAGATGTCCGCAATGAGCTCCACAACACTCGGCAAGAGCTTGGCGCTCAGATTACAGGCGTCCGGGAGGAACTTTATGATACCAGGCGAGATCTTACAGAAAGGCTCAACAGGATGGAGCAGCGGCTGAACGCCACTTTTAATCAGGTCGGCATGCTGAGCGAATTCCGGGTGGAAGTCCTGCACAAACTGGAGGAGCTGGGGGAAAGCCAGAATTCAATGTCAGCCATGCTGGGGGAGCATGATATTAAAATTCGCAACTTATCTAGCAAGCTGTCCAAATTTCAGTTAAATATTTTAAGGAGGTCCGGTTAG
- a CDS encoding MBL fold metallo-hydrolase, producing the protein MQWLGHASFYLETPAGVRLVTDPYGPQVSPAAPVVTADVVTISHEHFDHNYLDNIKGNPEIWRGLTPDGDWAKVNRTFKDVHAYTVPTYHDEAAGAKRGKNAVFVLEIGNLRLAHLGDLGHVLGDEQVQRIGRVDVLMIPVGGYFTIDAGQAWQVVAALKPRVVLPMHYLVPGMQGFPIAGVEEFTAGRSNVRRFGEGKIDLRAESLPQETEVWVLAASQPRV; encoded by the coding sequence ATGCAGTGGTTAGGCCATGCGAGTTTTTACCTGGAAACCCCGGCGGGGGTGCGGCTGGTGACCGACCCTTATGGACCACAGGTTTCACCAGCGGCACCGGTGGTCACAGCTGACGTGGTGACCATATCCCACGAGCACTTTGACCACAATTACCTGGATAATATAAAGGGTAACCCGGAAATTTGGCGGGGTTTGACACCGGATGGAGATTGGGCTAAAGTTAATCGTACCTTCAAAGATGTCCATGCTTATACAGTACCTACATATCACGATGAGGCAGCCGGCGCCAAACGAGGTAAAAATGCCGTTTTCGTTCTGGAAATAGGGAATCTGCGCCTGGCCCACCTTGGTGATCTGGGACATGTTCTGGGTGATGAACAGGTGCAGAGAATTGGCCGGGTGGATGTATTGATGATCCCTGTGGGCGGGTACTTTACCATTGACGCCGGCCAGGCCTGGCAGGTGGTGGCGGCACTAAAGCCGCGGGTAGTTCTGCCCATGCATTACCTGGTTCCGGGCATGCAGGGTTTCCCCATTGCCGGGGTTGAGGAATTTACGGCCGGCCGGTCCAATGTACGCCGCTTCGGGGAGGGGAAAATCGACCTGCGGGCCGAGAGTTTGCCGCAGGAAACGGAAGTCTGGGTTCTGGCGGCCAGCCAGCCGCGGGTTTAA
- a CDS encoding CopG family transcriptional regulator has product MEYKYRTQLYLDEEQYQFLKERAASYNTSMAEVVRQLIAKEQNKQEEIDPEDPIFHLGQRSISTGRSDGSVNHDRYIYRQCCGDR; this is encoded by the coding sequence ATGGAGTACAAATATCGCACCCAGCTTTACCTGGATGAAGAACAATATCAATTTTTAAAGGAGCGTGCCGCCAGCTATAATACCAGCATGGCTGAGGTAGTTCGGCAATTGATAGCTAAAGAACAAAACAAACAGGAAGAGATCGACCCTGAGGACCCTATTTTTCACCTGGGGCAGAGAAGTATTTCCACCGGACGCAGCGATGGCTCGGTAAATCATGACCGGTATATTTACAGGCAATGCTGTGGGGACAGGTAA
- a CDS encoding IMPACT family protein, with the protein MKKEKNRRGLAAKSGASTENGPSYLTVAREAVVELKIERSRFIGYAREVDSEAAAREFIARIQAEHRQATHNCFAYRLGTGKQEITYYSDAGEPSGTAGRPILGAITSLGLTNVAVVVTRYFGGKKLGVRGLIEAYGQAARRVLEEAGSIQRVVTRELEVTCSYAELDRLLYQVHSHGGKVVETDYDSEVRLKVAVPVSAWEKMQALLEKR; encoded by the coding sequence ATGAAGAAAGAAAAAAATCGACGCGGCTTAGCTGCCAAAAGTGGCGCTTCCACAGAAAATGGCCCTTCCTACCTTACCGTGGCCCGGGAAGCCGTAGTCGAACTTAAAATTGAGCGTTCCCGCTTCATTGGCTATGCCCGCGAAGTAGATAGTGAGGCGGCGGCCAGGGAATTTATTGCCCGCATCCAGGCCGAGCATCGCCAGGCGACCCATAATTGTTTTGCCTACCGGCTGGGGACAGGGAAGCAAGAAATAACCTATTACAGCGATGCCGGCGAGCCCAGCGGTACGGCCGGGCGGCCAATTTTAGGCGCCATTACCAGCCTGGGCCTGACCAACGTGGCGGTAGTGGTGACCCGTTATTTTGGCGGCAAAAAGCTGGGTGTGCGGGGGCTCATCGAGGCCTACGGCCAGGCGGCGCGCCGGGTCCTGGAAGAGGCGGGGAGCATCCAGCGGGTCGTGACCCGCGAGCTGGAAGTAACCTGCAGTTATGCCGAGCTGGACCGGTTGCTCTACCAGGTTCACAGCCACGGCGGGAAAGTGGTAGAAACGGACTACGACAGCGAGGTCCGGTTAAAGGTTGCCGTGCCCGTCTCAGCATGGGAGAAAATGCAAGCACTGCTCGAGAAAAGGTAA
- a CDS encoding type II toxin-antitoxin system PemK/MazF family toxin has product MPGEVPRPGDIFRVSLEGTGHVLRGPHYGVVVSDEPFNYLSTIVIVPLSSGAKPASFRPEISLHGKVTRALPDQLRAVDKHRLKEYQGSVAGTSFFYDLQEALRELLAL; this is encoded by the coding sequence ATGCCCGGTGAAGTACCACGCCCGGGGGACATTTTTAGGGTAAGCCTGGAGGGAACCGGCCACGTCTTGCGAGGACCGCATTACGGGGTAGTGGTTTCCGATGAACCCTTCAACTACCTTTCGACGATAGTTATCGTACCACTTTCTTCCGGGGCTAAACCTGCTTCCTTCCGGCCAGAAATATCTTTGCACGGAAAGGTAACCAGGGCCCTGCCGGATCAGCTCCGGGCCGTGGATAAACACCGGCTCAAAGAATACCAGGGCAGTGTGGCAGGCACTTCCTTTTTTTATGACCTGCAAGAGGCGCTTAGGGAGCTGCTTGCCTTATGA
- a CDS encoding type II toxin-antitoxin system VapC family toxin, translating into MTGIFTGNAVGTGNMQQQQLRKKEFLFIDTSAWIALYDNDDLHHRAAVNFFTPDNLRDHRLIPVTTNFIFAEVYAYFCRNNSAAIAIGKSLKASKILRIVRVEEADEVKAWEIAQMHADKGFSYTDCTSFAVMQRLNCRQAFTFDNHFRQMGFEVLPKSEKIDE; encoded by the coding sequence ATGACCGGTATATTTACAGGCAATGCTGTGGGGACAGGTAACATGCAGCAACAGCAGTTGAGGAAAAAGGAATTTCTATTTATTGATACTTCAGCCTGGATAGCTCTTTATGATAACGACGATCTTCATCACCGGGCTGCAGTGAATTTTTTTACCCCTGATAACTTGCGGGACCACAGGCTTATCCCTGTAACTACGAACTTTATTTTTGCTGAAGTTTATGCCTATTTCTGCCGGAATAATAGTGCGGCTATTGCAATAGGAAAGTCGTTAAAGGCGAGTAAAATCCTTAGAATTGTACGGGTAGAGGAAGCGGATGAAGTAAAAGCCTGGGAAATAGCGCAAATGCATGCTGATAAAGGTTTTAGTTATACAGATTGTACCAGCTTCGCCGTTATGCAGAGATTGAACTGCCGCCAGGCTTTTACCTTTGACAATCATTTCCGACAAATGGGTTTTGAGGTTTTACCAAAGAGCGAGAAAATAGATGAATAA